Proteins from one Dermacentor variabilis isolate Ectoservices chromosome 1, ASM5094787v1, whole genome shotgun sequence genomic window:
- the LOC142576441 gene encoding uncharacterized protein LOC142576441, with product MHALFCANRLVLSGDIELNPGPTRKTIRNTGNSDETSCSSAEPDNDLNNISGMLTELLAGQKTIARDIADIKVFQQTVNKRFDALESRVAALEETSADPSVSLDHSGSDVRSLSQAVSELIKKNDDLENRSRRNNLILHGLGEHNAENTDTLLSNVHQFFAEKLQIECPPIERCHRIGTKREGRSRPVILRVLDFRNKVEIMKIVSKLKGTKFYITEDYSANVRTIRKKLWAATSSFRDHGSVVRLRYDHVFINGVRYRWNDAANVLVDDSGLAHFFRKNGKSSCVERTGLNPAMVAEK from the exons ATGCATGCACTGTTCTGCGCAAATCGACTTGTCCTTAGCGGTGATATAGAATTAAATCCCGGTCCCACGAGAAAGACGATTCGTAACACTGGTAATTCAGACGAAACTTCGTGTTCATCTGCTGAACCTGATAATGACTTGAACAATATTTCTGGAATGCTGACAGAACTATTGGCTGGGCAAAAAACGATCGCTCGAGACATCGCTGACATCAAGGTTTTTCAGCAAACTGTTAACAAGCGTTTTGACGCTCTGGAATCCCGTGTGGCCGCTCTCGAAGAAACTAGCGCTGATCCTAGCGTCTCACTTGACCATTCTGGTTCTGACGTACGCTCTTTATCTCAGGCTGTTTCGGAactaattaaaaagaatgatgacCTTGAAAATCGGTCGAGACGCAACAATTTAATTTTGCATGGACTTGGTGAACACAATGCTGAAAACACAGATACGCTTTTGTCTAATGTACACCAATTTTTCGCAGAGAAACTTCAAATTGAATGCCCGCCCATCGAACGTTGTCACAGAATTGGCACCAAACGTGAAGGTAGATCGCGCCCAGTTATATTACGAGTACTAGACTTTCGGAACAAAGTAGAAATAATGAAAATTGTCTCAAAgctgaaaggaacaaaattttACATAACTGAAGATTACTCGGCTAATGTACGTACCATTCGCAAAAAGCTATGGGCAGCAACTTCTTCTTTTCGTGACCATGGTTCTGTGGTGAGGTTGCGTTATGACCATGTTTTTATAAACGGTGTCCGCTACAGGTGGAATGATGCAGCTAATGTCCTAGTTGACGATTCAGGTCTCGCT CACTTCTTCCGTAAGAACGGAAAGTCATCCTGTGTGGAGAGAACTGGTCTGAACCCTGCCATGGTCGCAGAGAAGTAG